Proteins from a single region of Nitrospira sp.:
- a CDS encoding SCO family protein, with translation MTRHFFGVVLGCWMLSAGAIAFAEISTPVIPDVEVIDQNGSTHRLYSDLIKGNTVAITFLFTSCQTSCPAMTGLFGAVQQKLQGTRHSLVTLLSISVDPATDRPAQLKAVANKFGAKPGWYFLTGSSPDLTRVLTAFDAKSPQRVDHPSLILVGNDATGQWTRHYGLASVPMVMDLIDSVNGSTAHR, from the coding sequence ATGACTCGTCATTTCTTTGGAGTGGTACTCGGTTGTTGGATGTTGAGTGCTGGAGCAATTGCCTTCGCTGAAATTTCAACACCAGTTATTCCTGATGTTGAAGTAATCGATCAGAATGGCAGCACCCATCGTCTGTATTCCGATCTGATTAAGGGGAATACTGTCGCAATCACGTTTCTGTTTACCTCTTGTCAGACGAGTTGTCCGGCAATGACGGGCCTGTTCGGTGCGGTGCAGCAAAAGCTTCAGGGCACCCGACATTCCTTGGTCACGCTCCTTTCAATCAGCGTCGATCCTGCCACTGATCGGCCGGCGCAGCTGAAAGCCGTTGCCAATAAATTCGGTGCCAAGCCCGGCTGGTATTTCTTGACCGGGTCTTCTCCGGATCTGACCCGTGTGTTGACCGCATTCGATGCCAAGTCGCCGCAGCGGGTGGATCATCCGTCTCTCATTCTCGTTGGGAACGATGCGACTGGACAATGGACCAGACATTATGGCCTGGCCTCTGTTCCAATGGTAATGGATCTCATTGACTCAGTGAATGGTTCTACGGCGCATCGTTGA
- a CDS encoding endonuclease MutS2 — protein MSRTLFDQATQALEWPRVLEFLALHAQSAIGGSRCRSLSLASELADARRRQQETSEMVAWLEGSDPVPALGFPDIREPLRRASKGGVLESSELRDCVIVLTVMAELERYAESHKGETQRLAQVLEPLRATKALQGVLRAIEGAIHPDGAMKETASPELRRVTHHAQGLKQEMRDHLERILHSRRYEEVLQESYFAQREGRYVIPVKADMRGRIPGIVHDVSASGATVFLEPRELVELNNSIKVADLEIEREVQRILRELSAVVASKADVINQGIEVLAQCDVIKARAEVSRRLKCHPVALNESGRVILKQARHPLLLLTKDEVVANDIDLDETVRVLVISGPNTGGKTVTLKIVGLFALMVRAGLHLPCAPESEMALFTDLYADIGDAQDLSRDLSSFSAHMTQMIRLLTEHAACSTTEPPAAPCSLVLLDEPVTSTDPQEGAALAEALLCRLAELNMKVVATTHYGALKELAQTTPGFGNASVGFDVEQLAPTYRLFMGIPGGSSALEIAGRLGMDECLVNDARRRLHRQNYRLDELMADLQRKQRQLAEDREQTKRSRQEAEQAAREAHALRAQLEAAEQEARRGLKKKLGEQFQRARAEVQATVDSLKREQKLIKVKETKERLRELETKSRQELTPPNEPIPIERLAIGDTVEIAGLGMTGTLLEIPQGKKRVRVKVGEGEILATVSNLVGIVGEPCSGPPQPTAAALPLHRSTTDTGLGLGEQTVVDVRGQAVDEALDRVVAALDRATLDGAPFLRVIHGHGTGRLKSALRDYLKSSPYVAAFRPGDRAEGGDGVTVAKLR, from the coding sequence ATGAGCCGAACATTATTCGATCAAGCGACGCAGGCATTGGAGTGGCCGCGTGTGCTCGAGTTTCTGGCCCTCCACGCGCAGTCGGCGATCGGGGGATCTCGATGCCGGTCACTGTCACTGGCCAGCGAGCTTGCGGATGCCCGTCGACGGCAACAGGAGACGAGCGAGATGGTTGCATGGCTTGAAGGGAGTGATCCGGTCCCTGCGCTGGGCTTCCCTGATATTCGTGAACCATTGCGTCGTGCGTCCAAAGGCGGTGTGCTCGAGAGCAGTGAATTGCGGGATTGTGTCATCGTGCTGACCGTGATGGCTGAACTGGAACGCTATGCGGAATCTCACAAGGGCGAGACGCAACGGTTGGCGCAGGTTTTGGAGCCGCTTCGTGCCACGAAGGCTCTGCAGGGAGTGTTGCGGGCGATCGAGGGGGCTATCCACCCGGATGGAGCCATGAAAGAGACGGCCTCGCCGGAATTGCGCCGCGTAACGCATCACGCCCAGGGATTGAAGCAAGAGATGCGGGACCACCTCGAGCGGATCCTCCATTCGCGGCGATATGAAGAGGTGTTGCAAGAGTCGTATTTTGCTCAGCGAGAAGGGCGTTATGTCATACCGGTGAAGGCGGACATGAGGGGGCGAATTCCTGGGATCGTTCATGATGTGTCTGCGAGTGGAGCCACTGTCTTTCTTGAGCCACGGGAATTGGTGGAGCTGAACAATTCCATCAAGGTGGCGGATTTGGAGATCGAGCGGGAGGTGCAGCGTATCCTACGGGAGCTGAGTGCTGTCGTCGCCTCCAAGGCAGATGTGATCAACCAGGGGATTGAGGTGTTGGCCCAGTGCGATGTCATCAAGGCCAGGGCCGAGGTGAGTCGTCGACTGAAATGTCATCCTGTCGCCTTGAATGAGTCCGGTCGCGTCATCCTCAAGCAGGCCCGGCACCCGCTCCTGCTGCTTACGAAGGATGAGGTTGTTGCGAACGATATCGACTTGGATGAAACGGTTCGGGTGCTCGTAATCTCGGGGCCGAATACGGGTGGGAAGACCGTCACACTCAAGATCGTCGGGCTCTTTGCACTCATGGTCCGCGCAGGGCTGCATCTTCCCTGCGCGCCGGAGTCGGAGATGGCTCTCTTTACCGATCTCTATGCCGATATCGGTGATGCTCAGGATTTGAGTCGCGATCTCTCCAGTTTTTCGGCCCATATGACACAGATGATCCGGCTCCTCACTGAGCATGCCGCCTGTTCGACGACCGAGCCTCCGGCTGCACCGTGTTCGTTGGTACTGCTTGATGAACCGGTGACTTCGACGGACCCCCAAGAAGGGGCTGCATTGGCGGAGGCGTTGCTCTGTCGTTTGGCGGAACTCAATATGAAAGTCGTGGCCACGACGCATTACGGGGCGCTCAAAGAGCTCGCACAAACGACTCCTGGTTTTGGGAACGCCAGTGTGGGATTCGATGTTGAACAGTTGGCCCCGACCTATCGATTGTTCATGGGTATTCCGGGTGGCTCGTCAGCACTTGAGATTGCCGGGCGCCTCGGCATGGATGAGTGTCTGGTGAATGACGCGAGGAGGCGCCTCCATCGCCAGAACTACCGACTCGATGAATTGATGGCGGATTTGCAGCGCAAACAGCGCCAGCTTGCCGAGGATCGAGAACAGACCAAGCGGTCGAGGCAAGAAGCCGAACAAGCGGCACGCGAAGCCCACGCGTTGCGAGCCCAACTGGAAGCCGCGGAGCAGGAAGCTCGACGGGGGCTTAAAAAGAAACTTGGCGAGCAGTTTCAACGGGCTCGGGCCGAGGTTCAAGCGACGGTCGACTCCCTGAAGCGCGAACAGAAGCTCATCAAGGTGAAGGAGACGAAAGAGCGGCTGCGTGAGTTAGAGACGAAGAGCAGGCAGGAGCTTACACCGCCGAACGAGCCGATTCCGATCGAACGGCTTGCTATCGGCGATACGGTGGAGATTGCAGGCTTGGGCATGACAGGAACTTTGCTGGAGATACCACAAGGAAAGAAACGGGTTCGTGTCAAAGTCGGAGAAGGGGAGATCTTAGCCACCGTCTCGAACCTCGTTGGGATCGTCGGTGAGCCGTGTTCTGGGCCGCCTCAACCGACTGCCGCAGCATTACCCCTTCACCGGAGTACGACAGATACAGGACTAGGGTTAGGTGAGCAGACCGTCGTGGATGTACGAGGCCAAGCCGTGGATGAGGCCCTGGATCGGGTTGTGGCGGCGTTGGATCGAGCGACCCTCGATGGCGCGCCGTTCCTTCGTGTCATTCATGGCCACGGAACCGGCCGGCTCAAGTCCGCCCTACGAGACTATTTGAAATCGTCCCCCTACGTGGCAGCGTTTCGCCCTGGTGATCGGGCCGAAGGAGGCGATGGCGTGACCGTGGCAAAGCTACGATAG
- the gap gene encoding type I glyceraldehyde-3-phosphate dehydrogenase codes for MAIRIGINGFGRIGRNVLRASMGDKDLQIVAINDLTDANTLAYLLKYDSVHGTLPATVEAKEDQILVDGNPIKVLAVKDPKELPWKALDVDVVIESTGRFTDRESAGKHLSAGAKHVIISAPAKDPDVTIVLGVNDEKFDPKSHHIVSNASCTTNCLAPVAKVLLENFGIKHGIMTTIHSYTNDQQLLDLPHKDLRRARAAGMSMIPTSTGAAKALHLVIPELKGKLDGLAIRVPTPNVSLVDLTVETEKDCDISSVNAAFKKAADGPLKGILKYSEDPIVSIDQKGDAHSATVDAPLTNVVDKRLVKVTAWYDNEWGYSCRVRDLVKVLAGKSATR; via the coding sequence ATGGCCATTCGTATCGGAATCAATGGATTTGGACGTATCGGGCGTAACGTGCTGCGCGCATCAATGGGGGACAAGGACCTGCAGATTGTCGCGATCAACGATCTCACGGACGCTAACACGCTTGCCTACCTGCTCAAATACGATTCCGTCCATGGAACCTTGCCGGCGACCGTCGAGGCCAAAGAGGATCAGATCCTCGTCGATGGGAACCCGATCAAAGTGCTGGCCGTGAAAGATCCTAAAGAACTGCCCTGGAAGGCGTTGGACGTGGACGTCGTCATCGAATCGACCGGTCGATTTACTGACCGTGAATCAGCGGGCAAACACCTGTCCGCCGGTGCCAAGCACGTGATTATTTCAGCCCCCGCCAAAGATCCTGATGTGACGATCGTCCTTGGCGTGAACGATGAAAAGTTCGATCCCAAGTCCCACCACATCGTCTCCAATGCCTCCTGCACGACAAACTGCCTTGCCCCGGTGGCCAAAGTCTTGCTGGAAAATTTCGGAATCAAGCACGGCATCATGACCACTATCCACTCCTATACCAACGACCAGCAACTCTTGGATCTGCCCCACAAGGATCTTCGTCGTGCCCGTGCTGCCGGCATGTCGATGATCCCGACCAGCACAGGAGCCGCCAAGGCGCTCCACCTCGTCATCCCTGAACTCAAGGGCAAATTGGACGGGCTGGCCATTCGAGTCCCAACCCCGAATGTGTCGCTGGTTGACCTGACAGTGGAAACTGAAAAGGATTGCGATATCTCCTCCGTGAACGCCGCTTTCAAAAAGGCCGCAGATGGCCCCCTCAAGGGTATTCTCAAGTATTCAGAAGATCCGATCGTCTCAATCGACCAAAAAGGCGATGCTCACTCCGCGACCGTCGATGCCCCGCTGACTAATGTCGTCGACAAACGCCTGGTCAAGGTGACGGCCTGGTACGACAACGAATGGGGGTATTCCTGCCGTGTCCGCGATCTTGTGAAGGTCTTGGCGGGGAAATCAGCGACTCGCTAA
- a CDS encoding phosphoglycerate kinase produces MHKKTIDDVQLRGKRVIIRADFNVPLDESLHITDDTRIRSTLPTLNRVVDEGAKVILCSHLGRPKGTFEPKYSLAPVAKRLGRLLGKEVLFAPDCMGPAVEKLVAKMKDGDVLLLENLRFHAGEEKNDDGFAKALASLGDVFINDAFGAAHRAHASTVGITKYIKDAAAGALLKKEIEYLEGAVANPVRPFAAILGGAKVSGKIGVIENLGKKVDKVIIGGGMAFTFLKAKGMEIGNSLCEMDMLDFARGIEDHALSRGVKFYLPVDCVVAASREVGAETKIVPVQEIPKGWYALDIGPASVKLFNEAVQNAKTILWNGPMGVFEIDAYARGTLAMAHAIADAYALTIVGGGETALAVHRAGVSENMSFISTGGGAALELLEGKTLPGLAALPDRQN; encoded by the coding sequence TTGCACAAAAAGACGATCGACGATGTGCAACTTCGTGGCAAGCGTGTCATCATTCGGGCCGATTTCAATGTCCCGCTCGATGAATCGCTCCACATCACGGATGACACCCGCATTCGCTCGACGCTGCCCACGCTCAATCGCGTCGTTGATGAGGGCGCCAAAGTCATTCTCTGTTCACATCTTGGCCGACCGAAGGGGACCTTCGAGCCCAAATACAGTCTCGCTCCTGTCGCCAAACGCTTGGGGCGACTGCTTGGCAAAGAAGTACTTTTCGCTCCGGATTGCATGGGACCGGCCGTTGAAAAGCTGGTCGCCAAAATGAAGGACGGGGATGTGCTCTTGCTTGAAAACCTCCGGTTTCATGCCGGCGAAGAAAAAAACGACGATGGCTTCGCAAAGGCCCTGGCCTCGCTGGGGGATGTGTTCATCAACGACGCCTTTGGAGCAGCACACCGTGCCCACGCCTCGACGGTCGGCATTACGAAATACATCAAAGATGCCGCGGCAGGGGCCCTGCTCAAGAAGGAGATCGAGTACCTGGAAGGAGCCGTTGCGAATCCCGTACGACCATTTGCCGCCATCCTGGGAGGGGCCAAGGTGTCCGGGAAAATCGGAGTTATTGAAAATCTCGGCAAGAAAGTGGACAAGGTCATCATCGGCGGTGGTATGGCCTTCACCTTCTTGAAGGCTAAAGGCATGGAGATCGGCAATTCTCTCTGCGAAATGGACATGCTGGATTTCGCGCGAGGCATCGAGGACCATGCCCTCTCCCGTGGAGTCAAATTTTATCTCCCCGTCGACTGTGTGGTCGCGGCTAGTCGAGAGGTCGGTGCAGAAACCAAGATCGTCCCTGTTCAGGAGATTCCGAAAGGGTGGTACGCCCTCGACATTGGCCCGGCCTCCGTCAAACTCTTCAATGAGGCGGTCCAAAACGCCAAGACCATCCTGTGGAACGGACCGATGGGTGTCTTTGAAATCGACGCCTACGCAAGGGGGACCTTAGCCATGGCCCATGCCATCGCCGATGCGTACGCCCTCACGATCGTCGGTGGCGGTGAAACAGCCCTCGCCGTTCATCGAGCCGGGGTGTCAGAGAACATGTCATTTATCTCGACCGGTGGTGGCGCAGCTCTGGAACTGCTGGAAGGCAAGACGTTGCCTGGCCTTGCAGCATTGCCGGATCGACAGAATTAA
- a CDS encoding triose-phosphate isomerase, with protein MRTLLIVGNWKMNKTASEAATFVGELSRHLSKPPTSVELVVAPPFTALESVRRVLGSESLIQLGAQNLFWETQGAYTGEISAPMLKDLGCRYVIIGHSERRTLFGERGDGIRRKIQAAFAHGLHPILCIGESLAQREAGSTNEVLSQQIHESLSSFTAETLASLTIAYEPIWAIGTGRSATTEQAVAAHQTIRAVLATTASPAIAERTKILYGGSVTTQNIAALLSSDQVDGALIGGACLDVTSFATIIKLASTTRSIGV; from the coding sequence GTGCGCACACTGCTCATTGTCGGCAATTGGAAGATGAACAAGACCGCGTCCGAAGCGGCAACGTTTGTTGGCGAGCTGAGCCGGCATCTTTCTAAGCCCCCCACAAGCGTGGAACTGGTTGTTGCTCCCCCATTTACGGCATTGGAATCGGTCCGCAGAGTATTGGGCTCAGAATCTCTGATCCAGCTCGGGGCCCAAAATCTGTTTTGGGAAACGCAGGGAGCGTACACCGGAGAGATCTCCGCCCCCATGCTGAAGGATCTCGGTTGCCGCTATGTGATTATTGGCCACTCCGAACGGAGAACACTCTTTGGAGAACGGGGTGACGGGATTCGCAGGAAAATTCAGGCGGCCTTCGCGCATGGCCTCCACCCGATCCTCTGTATCGGTGAGTCACTCGCGCAGCGAGAAGCCGGTTCAACCAACGAGGTGCTCTCGCAACAGATCCACGAAAGCCTGTCCAGCTTCACTGCCGAGACCCTGGCGAGTCTCACCATCGCCTACGAGCCGATATGGGCAATCGGTACCGGTCGATCAGCAACCACTGAGCAGGCCGTTGCCGCACATCAGACGATTCGGGCGGTTCTTGCCACCACAGCCTCTCCCGCTATTGCCGAACGAACGAAAATTCTGTATGGAGGGAGCGTAACAACGCAGAATATCGCTGCACTCTTATCGTCGGACCAGGTGGATGGCGCGCTTATCGGAGGCGCTTGTCTAGACGTAACCTCCTTTGCTACAATCATCAAGCTTGCTTCTACCACTCGATCCATCGGAGTTTGA
- the secG gene encoding preprotein translocase subunit SecG, with protein sequence MLYTLIVVVHVFICFLMIGAILLQSGKGAEIGAAFGGSSQTVFGSRGPANFLSKLTVFVAAIFMLTSFSLAILAKQRNFSSTVIDLEHKSEQATPPAAPPAQPSGESHSSSGESSSTGH encoded by the coding sequence ATGTTATACACGCTGATCGTGGTCGTCCACGTGTTCATCTGTTTTCTGATGATTGGAGCGATTCTACTCCAGTCAGGGAAAGGCGCGGAGATTGGAGCTGCCTTTGGTGGGTCCAGTCAAACGGTGTTCGGGAGCCGTGGTCCGGCCAATTTCCTCAGTAAGCTGACTGTGTTCGTTGCAGCCATTTTCATGCTGACGTCATTCAGCCTGGCCATTTTGGCAAAACAAAGAAATTTCTCCTCGACGGTCATTGACCTTGAGCACAAGAGCGAACAGGCAACTCCTCCGGCTGCACCACCGGCTCAACCATCTGGAGAGTCGCACTCCTCCTCTGGTGAATCTTCCTCAACTGGTCACTAA
- a CDS encoding branched-chain amino acid transaminase, protein MLEPVEKIWMDGKFVAWGEANVHVLTHSLHYGLAAFEGVRCYKGKSGSAIFRLQEHVDRLFDSAHISMMTMPYDKKQMTEAIIETVRVNRLDACYIRPLVFIGYGAMGVHPGDNPIRVAIAAWKWGAYLGDEALANGMRACVSSFTRHHVNVSMTRGKISGYYVNSILAKRQAKADGYDEAILLDPEGYVAEGTGENVFIIRRGILKTTPLTSVLEGITRNSVIQLAEERHIAVVEERFTRDEMYIADEVFVTGTAAELTPVREIDNRRIGTGTPGPITRSLQDTFFSIVRGEDSTHQSWLTRI, encoded by the coding sequence ATGTTGGAGCCGGTTGAAAAAATCTGGATGGACGGAAAGTTCGTGGCCTGGGGGGAGGCGAATGTCCATGTCCTCACCCATTCCTTGCACTATGGTCTGGCAGCCTTCGAAGGTGTGCGTTGTTACAAAGGCAAGTCGGGATCCGCTATCTTTCGGCTTCAGGAACATGTCGATCGATTGTTCGACTCGGCACACATCAGCATGATGACCATGCCGTACGATAAGAAACAGATGACCGAGGCCATTATCGAAACAGTTCGTGTCAATCGCCTGGATGCCTGTTACATCCGCCCGTTAGTCTTTATTGGGTATGGGGCGATGGGGGTCCATCCGGGGGACAATCCGATTCGAGTGGCTATCGCTGCGTGGAAGTGGGGGGCCTATTTAGGGGATGAAGCACTTGCGAATGGGATGCGCGCTTGTGTGTCTTCCTTTACGAGACACCATGTGAATGTGTCCATGACCAGAGGGAAGATTTCCGGGTATTATGTGAATTCTATCCTCGCGAAGCGACAAGCGAAGGCTGATGGGTATGACGAAGCGATTCTTCTCGATCCGGAGGGGTACGTCGCTGAAGGAACAGGGGAGAATGTGTTCATCATCCGCCGTGGTATTCTCAAGACGACGCCGCTGACGTCGGTGCTTGAAGGGATTACTAGAAATTCCGTCATTCAATTGGCGGAAGAGCGGCACATCGCGGTCGTCGAAGAACGGTTCACACGGGATGAAATGTATATTGCGGATGAAGTGTTTGTGACAGGCACGGCGGCTGAACTGACGCCGGTCCGAGAGATTGACAACCGCCGTATTGGCACCGGGACACCCGGGCCGATTACGCGCTCCCTCCAAGACACATTCTTCTCAATCGTACGAGGTGAGGATTCCACACACCAATCCTGGTTGACCAGGATCTAA
- a CDS encoding PilZ domain-containing protein, which produces MAPTGKFVIRTYHRIPVRCEAYYMGGDFLGKGTIVNLCRNGFRVLGDHQVVPGMDLTVRLSLPDKEEPVEIQRVVVRWVRGLLFGAKVVTMSPVGEDRVGAFLSTRLRAYCASS; this is translated from the coding sequence ATGGCTCCTACCGGCAAGTTTGTGATTCGTACGTATCACCGAATTCCAGTTCGTTGTGAGGCCTACTACATGGGTGGTGACTTTCTCGGAAAGGGAACGATCGTGAACCTGTGTCGAAACGGGTTTCGTGTGTTGGGCGATCATCAAGTCGTACCTGGAATGGATCTGACCGTTCGTCTTAGCCTCCCTGACAAAGAGGAGCCGGTAGAAATTCAGCGTGTTGTGGTTCGCTGGGTGCGCGGGCTGTTATTTGGTGCTAAAGTCGTGACGATGAGCCCGGTCGGAGAAGATCGAGTTGGCGCGTTCCTGAGTACTCGCCTTCGTGCCTATTGTGCCTCCTCCTAG
- the rplU gene encoding 50S ribosomal protein L21 has protein sequence MYAIIETGGKQYRVEAGATIQVENLPGDVGSQVELDQVRLVHGDAGCLIGQPLVAGAKVTAEIVRHGRTRSITVFKKKRRKNYRRTRGHRQGFTKLLITGIATA, from the coding sequence ATGTACGCGATTATCGAAACTGGTGGTAAGCAGTATCGGGTAGAAGCAGGGGCAACGATCCAGGTTGAAAATCTGCCTGGCGATGTCGGCTCACAAGTAGAACTCGACCAAGTCCGTCTCGTGCATGGCGACGCCGGGTGCCTCATCGGGCAACCACTCGTTGCCGGAGCCAAAGTGACAGCGGAAATTGTGCGTCACGGACGGACTCGGTCTATTACCGTATTCAAAAAGAAACGCCGCAAAAACTACCGACGTACGCGTGGGCACCGGCAGGGATTCACCAAGCTTCTGATTACCGGTATTGCAACGGCATAA
- the rpmA gene encoding 50S ribosomal protein L27, whose protein sequence is MATNKGGGSSRNGRDSNPQYLGVKAYGGQTVTAGSIIVRQRGTKFFPGFNVDLGRDHTLFAKATGVVKFEGGRGRRRVSVYPSSSKP, encoded by the coding sequence ATGGCAACAAATAAAGGTGGCGGATCCTCACGTAACGGTCGCGACAGTAATCCCCAATATCTGGGAGTAAAAGCGTATGGCGGTCAGACAGTGACAGCCGGTAGCATTATCGTCCGCCAGCGCGGAACCAAATTCTTTCCCGGCTTCAATGTAGATCTGGGTAGGGACCACACGCTGTTCGCCAAAGCGACCGGCGTGGTCAAGTTTGAAGGTGGACGCGGCAGACGACGAGTCAGTGTGTATCCGAGCTCATCGAAGCCCTAG
- the obgE gene encoding GTPase ObgE: MFVDEVRVTVRAGRGGNGICSFRREMFVPRGGPDGGDGGNGGDVIMTASHRLVTLLDLRYQNHYEAQDGKPGGGSNCTGRSGDDVTIHVPVGTIVYDEQSTDVLADFTEDDQTAVIARGGRGGKGNSNFATSVNRVPTKCTPGTSGEERTLRLELKLLADVGLVGFPNAGKSTLISAISAARPKIADYPFTTLVPNLGVVRWGSDRSFVVADIPGLIEGAHEGKGLGVQFLRHIERTAFLLHLIDVSEWATDDPRNSFETLRQELAAYDQGLTTRPFAVVPTKIDVVGAGERLEQIQAYCQERGYPCFPISAATNTGLDRLILYVGKQVDMLRTLPCETQS, translated from the coding sequence ATGTTTGTCGACGAAGTACGTGTGACAGTACGGGCCGGGCGAGGCGGAAACGGCATTTGTAGCTTCCGGAGAGAGATGTTTGTCCCACGCGGAGGCCCGGATGGCGGTGACGGAGGCAATGGCGGCGATGTCATCATGACTGCATCACATCGCCTCGTGACCTTGCTCGATCTCCGGTATCAAAATCACTACGAGGCCCAAGACGGGAAACCAGGCGGTGGCTCAAACTGTACCGGACGTTCCGGTGACGACGTCACAATCCATGTGCCAGTCGGAACCATTGTCTATGACGAGCAGTCAACAGACGTCCTCGCAGATTTTACCGAAGACGACCAAACAGCCGTGATCGCCCGAGGGGGGCGTGGCGGGAAAGGCAACAGCAACTTCGCCACATCCGTCAATCGCGTACCAACCAAGTGCACTCCAGGGACTTCCGGCGAAGAGCGGACATTACGACTCGAACTCAAGTTATTAGCCGATGTTGGTCTTGTTGGATTTCCCAATGCGGGAAAATCAACCCTTATCTCGGCCATTTCTGCGGCTCGTCCCAAAATTGCCGATTATCCTTTTACCACATTGGTTCCTAATCTCGGCGTCGTCCGATGGGGATCGGACCGCAGTTTTGTTGTGGCTGATATCCCAGGCTTGATCGAAGGAGCCCATGAAGGGAAAGGCCTGGGGGTACAGTTTCTTCGCCATATCGAACGGACCGCGTTTTTACTCCACTTGATCGACGTCTCGGAATGGGCCACCGACGATCCAAGAAACAGCTTTGAGACTCTCCGGCAGGAACTGGCCGCCTATGACCAGGGCCTGACCACCCGCCCGTTTGCCGTCGTCCCAACCAAAATTGATGTTGTTGGGGCAGGTGAACGGCTGGAACAGATCCAAGCCTATTGCCAAGAACGAGGGTATCCCTGCTTCCCAATTTCGGCCGCCACGAATACAGGGCTGGATCGGTTGATCCTCTATGTCGGGAAACAGGTTGATATGTTGCGGACGCTGCCATGCGAGACACAGTCCTAA